The sequence below is a genomic window from Natronoarchaeum mannanilyticum.
CGACGTGACTGCGGGTCAGCGGTCAGTTGTCGTCGACAGGCGCAGCCGGATGCCGGCAACCGGAAGTGAGAAAGGCTTTATCACAGGAGCCGCAGGAGCCACTCATCGAAGGATAGCGCCGGGATCCAGTGTTCCGGCGCGTCGCAACTGAGCTATGACGGGCGAACACGAGTCGATCGGTCGAGACGAGCCACGGGGGACCGAGCGGTGAGCGACGAGTACGAATCCGGCGGCGCTCGTCCGCCCGGCCCGCTCGACGGCGACCGCGGGTTCGATCTCGCGGGACGCCTCGCGGACCGCGAACGCCGCGATCTCCGTCGTGAACTCTCGCCCGCGGACCGCGTCGCCGAGCGCGCGCAGTTCGCGCCGGCCTCGGGCGGCGACCTCCCGGTGCTCGACGGCGAGGAGCGCCTCGTGTTCGCGTCGAACAACTACCTCGGGCTGACGAACGACGACCGGGTCGTCGAGGCGGCCGCCGACGCCGCCGAGGTCGTCGGCACCGGCGCGGGCGCGAGCCGACTCCTCACCGGCGACACGCTGGTCCATCGCGACCTGGAGGATCGCCTCGCCGAGAGCAAACAGACCGACCGGGCGCTGGCGTTCTCGTCGGGCTACGCCGCCAACGTCGGCACGATCGCGGCGCTGGACCCGGACGTGATCTTCTCGGACGAGTACAACCACGCCAGCATCGTCGACGCCTGCAGGCTCTCGGGCGCCGAGGTGATCGTCTACGACCACTGCGACGCCGAGGATCTGGCGGCGAAGCTCGGCGACGCGGCGCGAGATCCGGGGACGACCGACGGCTCGTGGCTGATCGTCACCGATTCGGTGTTCAGCATGGACGGCGACGTGGCGCCGCTGTCGGACGTCTGCGACCTGGCCGAGCAGGCCGGCGCGTGGGTGATGGTCGACGAGGCCCACGCCACCGGCCTCTACGAGGGCGGCGGCGGCATCGTCCAGCGCGAGGGCCTCTCCGATCGCGTCGACGTCCAGCTGGGGACGCTCTCGAAGGCGCTGGCGAGCCAGGGCGGGTTCGTCGCCGGCGACGACGATCTGATCGAGTACCTCGTCAACGCGGCCCGCTCGTTCGTCTTCTCGACCGGACTGACCCCGCCGGCCGCCGCCGCGGCCTCGGAGGCGCTCCACCTCGCCCGAACGACGGACCGGCGCGACCGGCTCTGGCGGAGCGTCGAGTTCCTGCGCGAGGGGCTGACCGACTTGGGCTACGAGGTGCCCGGCGAGACGCAGATCCTCCCCGTCCTCGTCGGCGACCGAGGTGACGCGCTGGCCCTGGCCGACGCGCTGTACGACCGCGGCGTCGTCGCGCCGGCGATCCGCCCGCCGACGGTGCCCGAGGGCACCAGCCGGATCCGCGTCGCGCCGATGGCGACCCACGCGGCGCACGATCTGGAACGCTGTCTCGACGCGTTCCGCGAAGCCGGCCGGGAGGTGGGCGTGCTGTGAGCGACGCCGTGCCCGTCCCCCGAAGCGATCCATGACTCGCGGCCTGTTCGTCGCCGGCACCGACACCGGCGTCGGAAAGACCGTCGTCACCGCCGGGCTGACGGGCTGGCTGCGCGACGCCGGCGTCGAAGCGCACGCGGTCAAACCGGCCCAGACCGGCTATCCGCCGGACGACGACGCGGCGTTCGTGGCCGACGCCTGCGGCGACGCCGACGCGGCGACCTGCCTCGAACGGCTCGAACCGCCGCTCGCGCCCCGGGTCGCCGCGGAGCGCGAAGATGTCGACCTCTCCTACGACGCCGTTCGCGAGGGCTGCGAGCGCGTGCTCTCGGATCCGGCGGTCGACGCCGGCATCGTCGAGGGGATCGGCGGCCTCCGGGTCCCGCTTGCGGGCGAGCGCGAGGTGATCGACCTCGTCGCCGACCTCGGCCTTCCGACCGTGGTCGTCGCGCGCTCGGGGCTCGGAACGCTGAATCACACCGCGCTGACCGTCGAAGCGCTGGAGCGTCGCGGCGTCGACGTGGCGGCGATCTTCCTCAACGAGTACGAGGGTGCGAGCGTCGCCGAGCGGACGAATCCCGCCGAGATCGAGCGCATGACCGGCGTCCGCGTCGAGACGGTGCCGCCGCTGGATCTGTCGGATCCGTCCGGGGCGATCGACGGGCTCCGGGACGCCGCCGGCGAGTGGTCGCCGGTCGACGCTATCGAGGATTGAGCGGAGCTACTCCGCCGTGAACGCCACGCCGGTAACCTCGAAACTGGCACCCCCCGATTCGCTCTCGGCGGCCTCGATCCGCCAGCCGTGGGCTTCGATCGCGTTCTGTACGATCGCCAGCCCGAGCCCCGTGCCGTCGTCGCCGGTCGTGTATCCCGACTCGAAGATCTTCTCGCGGGCGTCCGGCGGAATCCCCGGCCCGTCGTCGGCGACGTAGAAGCCGTTCCGCCCCGCGGCGGCGTCGTCAAGTCGACCGACCGTGATCGTCACTGCCGGCTCGTCGACATCGTCCGCATCGCGTCCGCCGACACCGCCGTCCGACGCCGACTCGTCCGCCCCGCCGGCGCCGTCGGCGGGGGCTGCTGCAGGAGCGTCGCGCGTCGCCGGCGATTCGACGCCGTGCTCCACCGCGTTCCGAAAGAGGTTCTCGAACGCCTGCAACAGCCGGTTCTCGTCGGCCTCGACGACGCCGAGGTCGTCGTCGACACGCACCGCGGCGTCGCGGGTGTCGACGTTCGACGCCGCCGCACGGGCCACCGCCGCGAGATCGAGGCGTTCGGTCTCCGTGACCGTCTGGCCCTGGGTGACCAGCGTCCGGACGTCCTCGATCAGGTCGTTCATTCGTTCGTGAGCCGAGCGGATTCGCCCGACGTGTTCCAGGTCGCCCGTCTCCGCGACGACGTCGAGATAGCCGTCGGCGACGTTCAGGGGATTTCGGAGGTCGTGCGCGAGCACTTCCGCAAATCTGTCGAGCTGCTCGTTTTTCCGTTCCAGCTCGCGTTCCCGGCGGCGCTGCTCGGTGACGTCGTGGACGAGCGCTATTCGGCCGATTCGCCGATCGAGATCGTCGATCAGCG
It includes:
- a CDS encoding 8-amino-7-oxononanoate synthase, encoding MSDEYESGGARPPGPLDGDRGFDLAGRLADRERRDLRRELSPADRVAERAQFAPASGGDLPVLDGEERLVFASNNYLGLTNDDRVVEAAADAAEVVGTGAGASRLLTGDTLVHRDLEDRLAESKQTDRALAFSSGYAANVGTIAALDPDVIFSDEYNHASIVDACRLSGAEVIVYDHCDAEDLAAKLGDAARDPGTTDGSWLIVTDSVFSMDGDVAPLSDVCDLAEQAGAWVMVDEAHATGLYEGGGGIVQREGLSDRVDVQLGTLSKALASQGGFVAGDDDLIEYLVNAARSFVFSTGLTPPAAAAASEALHLARTTDRRDRLWRSVEFLREGLTDLGYEVPGETQILPVLVGDRGDALALADALYDRGVVAPAIRPPTVPEGTSRIRVAPMATHAAHDLERCLDAFREAGREVGVL
- the bioD gene encoding dethiobiotin synthase yields the protein MTRGLFVAGTDTGVGKTVVTAGLTGWLRDAGVEAHAVKPAQTGYPPDDDAAFVADACGDADAATCLERLEPPLAPRVAAEREDVDLSYDAVREGCERVLSDPAVDAGIVEGIGGLRVPLAGEREVIDLVADLGLPTVVVARSGLGTLNHTALTVEALERRGVDVAAIFLNEYEGASVAERTNPAEIERMTGVRVETVPPLDLSDPSGAIDGLRDAAGEWSPVDAIED